DNA from Candidatus Ryanbacteria bacterium CG10_big_fil_rev_8_21_14_0_10_43_42:
ATATTGGTACAAAATACAAACTTCTTATCGATAAAATGGGAGAACTGGCGTCCGAAATAGGCGACTTTATGATCGGTGCCACAAAACCAAATGAATTTGTCGGTAATTTGGAACGTCGCCTTCAAATAGATAAAAGCGTTGCAAAACAAATAGCCGACGATGTTAATAAGCAAATATTCGCCCCCGTCCGAAAAGAACTTCGTGAACTTCATGGCGTGGAAGAAAGCGATAAAGACACAAAAACGGAAGAGGTTCCCCAAAATATTGCGGAAACAACGGAACAAAGTACCGCTTCTTCCTTATTTGACGACAAACTTAATTTCGTAGAAGAAGAAGGAAAGAGTCTTTCTTTTGTAAAAAACAGCTCCATTGAAACATTAAAACGCGAACTTGATGAAGCGGTAGAAGAACCCCCTCACTTAAAAGAAAGTCATTCCTACTCACGGAATGACCCGTACCGTGAGTCCATCACCAATGATGCATCTCCGCCTCCAAAACCATTCCCTAAATCAATAAAACCGCCGGAAGAAAAAGCCCCGCCTCCGCCGGAAGAAAAGATCACACCCGCATCTCCCATGTTCTCCCGTCTTCCCGAAACAACCCTTCAACCCAAAAAGAATATTCCTCCCGCCGCACCTGTTCCGTATACAAATGAAAAACCTTTTTCTTCCTCTCCATTTAGAAAAATACCGTCTCCGGGACCAAAGGCTGTTATCGACATAGATACCATAGCCAATGAAAAAGTTTCTTTTACCCCTATAGAAAAGAAAAATGACCCGCCTCCACCGCTCACCTCTTCCTCGCAAGAAAAAGAGCCTGTTAAAGAAATAACCCCCGTATCTCCGCCTGAAATAGTATCTCTTGAAGAAAAATCTCCGGAAACCATACCAAAAGGAGGCGCTATCCCCACATTTCGCGGATTTTCCGCACAAAAGAAACAAGTGGAGGGCGTCCCTCGTGTACCGGATTACTTGCGTCCGGCCGCTTCTCCGCCTCCGCCAAAACCACCAACGCCACCCAAGCCAAACCCCGTAAAACAAAACCTTTCTCCTTCAAAACAAGATGAAAGCGATCCCTACCGCGAACCAATATCATAAAACACACTATCCGACCCTCACCATATACTTACATGCAACAATTTCAGGTACCACAATTTATTCAGGTGGAAGATAAAATTTTCGGTCCTCTCACCACAAAACAATTCTTCTATCTTCTGGGTGGAGGCGGGCTTTCCTTTTTATTTTGGTTTTTCTTCAATTTCTGGATCTTCATCATACTTTCCATTCCTGTCGTAGCACTCGCACTCGCACTCGCATTTTACACGGTAAATGGACAGCCTCTTGTTTCTGTTATCGGAAACTACTTTGGCTACATAGCACGCCCCCGTCTCTTTATCTGGAAAAAGAAGGAACATTTTTCCAAAAAAGATTCTGTCATAACGGGCGGAGGCGGGGGACTGCACATACCAAAAGTATCCCAGGATAAACTAAAGGACCTCGCATGGTCTTTAGATGTTATGGAGCATGTAAAGCGAGAACGTCCGCCAAACATTCGTGAAAATGCATTCCCCGCGAATAAAGATAAGGACAACGTCCCTCCGCGCACGACCGACGTCTAATAATATAAATCTTTTCTATGGCACAATCCACACGCCCCGCACAAGACATTGTCTCCATAAAGGAAGTTCGTGACGGCGTTCTTCTTTTGAAGGACGGTTCTTTTCGTGTGGTACTTATTGCTTCCTCTATTAACTTCGCTCTTAAATCGGGTGAGGAACAGGACGCTATCGTGCTTCAGTACCAAAATTTTCTTAATTCGCTTGATTTCTCCGTTGAATTCTTTATTCAATCACGCAGATTGAATATTGATCCATACCTTGATATTTTACGCGAACGCCTTAAACACACCTATCATGATCTTATGAAAATTCAAATTACCGAATATATCGACTTCGTAGGTTCATTTGTGGATTCCGCAAATATTATGACAAAGAATTTTTATATCGTTGTTCCCTTTACGCCGGGCGGATCTTTAAAGAAAAAAGAAGTACAAAGCGTTTTTTCCTCTTTATTTAAGGGAGGAAAGGAATCAAAGCCGATTGAAGAAGGAGCCTTTGAAGAATATAAAACGCAATTATACCAGCGTGTGGAGGTTGTCCGGCAAGGACTTATACGCACAGGCGTGCGCGTTGTACCGCTTAACACCGAAGAATTAGTGGAGCTGTTTTATGAACTTTATAATCCGGGAGAAGCGGAGAAGGGGAAGATACCGGAAACAACCGGTTAGGGCACCATATATTGGCTTTTTGGAAATGGTTCCAAGAAACCAATACCCGGCATCCTAATATTACACTATGGGTTTATTTGATTCCCTTACGGGGAAAAATAAGAAAAAAGAGGATGAAATTCTTCCTGTATTTCCGCAGGATATTTATGCCGCCGGCATGCTTGATTTGGGAGATGCTATAGCTCCCGCGGCTCTTGAGGTGAATTCCAGCTATATTCGCCTCGGTGAAAAGTATGCCCGCACCATATTTGTATTTACCTATCCGCGATTTCTTGCGACTAGCTGGTTTGCTCCCATCATTAACCTGGATAAAATATTCGATGTCGCAATATTTGTCCATCCCGTAAACACCGTTATTATTTTGCGCGATCTTAGAAAAAAAGTTGCCGAAGTGCAGTCGCAAATTTCCTTGCGCGAAGAAAAAGGACTGGTGCGCGATCCGGTGCTTGATACCGCATATCAAGATCTTGAAGCGCTCCGCGATAAACTGCAACAAGCCCAAGAAAAATTATTTAGCTTGGGACTCTATATAACCGTATATGCCGATACGCTCAAGGAGTTAGATGATTCGGAAACTGAAATTCGATCTCTTCTTGAAGCCCGTTTGGTATACGCAAAACCGGCATTGTTTCAACAGCAGGAGGGTCTTACGAGCACATTTCCTTTAGCACTTGATGTGTTAAAAATAAGCACCTACATGAATTCTTCTCCTATTTCGAGTATTTTTCCTTTTGTTTCCTTTGATCTTACATCCAATCGCGGTATTTTATACGGCATCAATCGGCACAATAACAGTCTTATCTTATTTGATCGCTTCACCCTTGAAAACTATAATACGGTAATCTTCGCAAAAGCCGGTGCCGGAAAATCATACATGACAAAACTTGAAATCCTTCGCTCCCTTATGTTTGACGTAGAGGTGATTGTGATTGATCCGGAAAGAGAATATGAGTATCTTGCCGAAACGGTGGGAGGACGCTTCTTTAATATATCGGTAAACTCGCCTCATCACATCAACCCCTTTGACCTTCCGTTTCCGCAGGATGATGAATCGGTGGCAGACGTACTCCGTTCAAATATCATAAACCTTGTCGGACTTTTTCGTATTATGCTGGGCGGCTTTACGCCCGAAGAAGATGCTATTTTAGACCGCGCCATTACGGAAACTTATGCCGCAAAAGATATTACCCCCGATGCTGATCTTACAAAAGTATCTCCTCCTCTTCTTTCCGACCTACAAACCATTCTTGCTGACATGGAAGGAGGGGATCATATTGCCGTCCGGCTAAGAAAGTATACCGAAGGAACGTGGGCCGGATTCCTCAATCACCCCACCAATATCAATATCGACAAACATATCGCCGTATTTTCACTGCGGGATATGGAAGAGGAAATTCGTCCGGTGGGTATGTATATCGTTACCCATTACATCTGGAATGTTGTGCGTTCAGAGCTTAAAAAGCGTATTTTAATCGTAGATGAGGCGTGGTGGATTATGAAAACGGAAGATGGTGCCTCTTTTTTGTACGGTCTTGCGAAGCGTGCGCGTAAATATTACCTGGGTGTTACTGCCATTACACAGGATGTTACTGATTTTATCAGCTCCACCTACGGAAAACCTCTTATAACCAACTCCTCCATTCAAGTTCTTCTCCGCCAATCACCCGCATCTATCGATATTATCCAGCAAACATTCAACCTTACCGATGAAGAAAAGTTCCTTTTACTGGAATCAGATGTGGGGGAGGGTATTTTCTTCGCGGGATTAAAGCATGTTGCCATTAAGGTTATTGCGTCGTATACGGAAGATCAGATAATTACATCCGATCCGGCGCAATTACTGGCCATTAAAAAAGCGAAAAAAGATCTTACGGAACAGGAGGGATTATAATAAATCTTGAACAGCTTATTTACAAGCATAATCTATTGCTATGGCATCAGACGCAATAGCGCAAATATCCATAGAACAATCTGATACCGAACAGGAAAGCCGGGCGGATCTTCTGCGTGCACGGACGGCCGATAAGCGGCGGGAAAAAAATACCGAAAAAAACCAAGAAATAAAAACCGGTACTCAAAAACCCTTTCCCATTAGTCCCGTAGAATCAGGGATTGGTATGATGATTGGCTTATGTGTGGACGCATTTGAAGCGTTGGGGGCGCTTACCGCCGTCATTCCCGTTATAGGGTGGGCTATTGCGGGTGCCAGTGCTGTGGTAGGAGCCGTATTTAGTGGTATAATGTTTTTAGGAATTGCTCTATGGTTTTTGTTTAAGGGAATTTGTCCCGACAATCCACATAATATAACATTATATACCGTTTTATTTGCCACAACGTTCAGTAATACCGTTTTTAATTGGCTTCCCGCATGGTTTGGATTTTTCTTCTGGCTATTTTATCGTTTTTATAAGAAAAAAATTATTCCTTTTTCATTCGAATCTAAAAAATAATGACGTATTCTTTTAAAAAATATAGTAGTCTTTTTGCTCTTGTAGGAAGTGGTACGCTTCTTGTTTTTAGTTTTATGACGTTCTCCGCTTATGCGCAAGACACTCTTGTTAGCCGTGATGTGCAGTTTATATTCACACCCCCTTCTCCCGGACCTCACGAAACTGTTCGGGTGGATGCACGTTCTTTCAGTTTTGATATGGAAACAGCCCTATTTACCTGGGTAGTAGATGGCGTAACGGTGGAATCGGAAGTCGGTAAAAAATCCATAACCATCACAACCGGTCCGGTGGGGTCCGAAACACGCATATCCTTAACTGCCATACCAAAAACAGGCAGACGCGTTGAAAAAAGCATTACTATTTTCCCCGGTAGTTTGGATTTAATATGGTCAGCGAATACATACGTGCCGCCCGGATATCAAGGAAAACCCCTTCCCACCCGAGGATCTACCGTAACCGTTACGGCCGTTTCCAATATTGCGGCCGGATTTGGACTCCTTTCGGCAAACGAGCTTTTTTACGAATGGCGGCTAAATAATATTATTCAACCCCAATATTCCGGACGGGGACGAAGTGTATTTTATTTTACTATCGGAACAAGTCCTAATATAGAACATGTTGTGTCCGTAATCGTGAAAGACGCTTCGGGTGCCACCACCCAAGAAAAACGCGTTACCATCAAACCGCAAGAGCCGCGTATATTGTTTTACGAAATAAATCCTCTGCGCGGTCCTCAATTTAATAATGCTATCACAGATCGTTTCTCGCTAACGTCGGGTCAAGAAGCCCAATTTCTTGCTGTTCCGTTCTTTATACGCACGCCTCTATCATCATTTACTTCTTTTTGGAAAATTAACACAGATATACTTCCTCCGGATGAATCCGATCGTGATATACTGAATTATCGTTCCGATTCGGGAAGTGCGGGAAAGCAAACTATTTCTTACGAAATTGAAAATCCGTCTTATATTTTTGAACGGGCACGTAATTCATTTATCATCAATGTACAATAACTTCTCTATGCGTATATTCTTCTTTATTGTAATAATCCTGTTATTCTTTTCTGTCGGGTGGTTGGGGGCGGATGCCGCCACTTACAACCTGCTCGCGCCCTTGCCGGGCGGAACAGCATCTATTGATACCAGTAACGGCTTTATTACCTATATTTCTCAAATTTTCTGGTTTCTCTTAAGTGCCGCCGGCATTTTAGCTGTTCTTATGCTTATTTTTGCCGGAGCCGAATATGTGGGCGCCGCCGGAAACCCCAGTGTTATAAATGACGCAAAAAGCCGTATTTTTAATGCTATCCTTGGCCTCCTTCTCGCACTTACGGCATATCTTATTTTAATAACGATAAACCCCAATCTGATTAATTTAAAATTAACTGTTCCTCCCATTCCGGCATCCGTAAATCCTTAGATATTATATGAACAGCGACAAACGAAAAAAAATAATTATTATCGGCGCAAGCGTTCTTGGTGTCATTCTTATTGGAACAGGAATATTTTTCTTTTTCCGCGGTGACAGTCAGAATTCCGAACAGTCATTTTTTGGAAGGCTGTTCGGCGGAGATATGCCCGTAATTCCCGGCGAAGGCGACGGTATAGAAACTCTTCCCCGCCCGAACACACCTGCAGAAGGGGAGGGGCCACGCCTGAATCGTGTTTCGGAAGAACCGGTTATCGGAGCAACATTCATACCCGATACTGATAAAATAAAATATTTTAAAAAAGCCACCGGTCACCTTTTTGAAAATACTTACGACGGATTAAACGAACGTCGCGCGTCAAATATCACCATTCCCGCCATCCAAAAAGCACTCTGGTCTCCTTCAAAAGAGTATGCGGTACTTTCCTATTATACGGACGGGGATATACGACACTTTTATACAAAATACTCCGGCACAACAACGGCAGAATCCGGTTTTTTACCGCCGTCTCTCACATCTATAACTATGTCCGCTGAACGTGATGTTATGGCATATACACTTCCGGTAAACGGAGAGACTGCCGTCATAACGGCACGCCCGGATAATACCGCGCAAAGCACTATTCTTCGCACGTCCATCCCTGACATTATACTTGCCTTTCCCGGATCACAGACGCTAAGTATACAAACAAAGGGGTCCGCTTATGCTGAAGGTTATTTATATACCCTCACAACGCCAAACGGAAATCTCGTTAACGTATTGGGCGAAATATACGGACTTTCATCGCTTTGGTCCCCGGATATAAATACCGTTCTCTATTTTTCAACAAACCAAAACGGCAATAGCCCGTCACTAAATCTTTATTCAAAAAATACCGGAGTGGTACGCACCCTTTCTATGACAACACTTCCGGAAAAATGCGTGTGGTCATCACGGGAAGAGGAACATATCCTTTATTGTGGTATTCCCGATAAACTCCCCCGCACGACATTACCTGATGCGTGGTGGCAGGGGACCGTATCATTTTCCGATTCCATTTGGCGCATCAACCTGGATACTAATGAACAAATAAAACTTATAGATACAAGCGAGTTGAACGTAGATGCTGTGCATCTTTTCACTTCAGGGGATGCTTCTCATCTCTTTTTCACCAATAAAAAAGACGGCAGCTTATGGAGCTACCGCCTTACTGGTCTCTAAAAACCATGTATATTTAGGTTGTATTTGTTGAAGGTTTTATAACCACACGCCTGGTTTCTCCCTCCCCGATGCTTTCCGTCTCTATGTCAGGATCTTCTGCGAGAGATACGTGAATAATACGGCGCTCGTATGCGCTCATGGGCTGCATAATAACTTCTTTTTTAAAATACCGCACACGTTGAGCGCTCATACGTGCTCTGTCTTTAATTTCTTCAATGCGTTTTCGCTGGTAATCATTAACGTCAATAAGAAAGGGAATATACTCATCTCCCAAAACCCGCTCCGCCATGCGCTTTACAATAGCATGAAGTGCCAATAAGTGCTGTCCATTTTCCCCTATTAAAATGCCGCCGTCAGGCGTTTTAATATGAAAACATACGCTATCTATAAGCTCTGTTTCTTCAACCGAAGACACAATATTCATTCGTTTAAGCGTTTCTTCAAGAAGACTTCGTATCACCGGCGTTGTTTCGTTCTGGTTCATGATCTTGGGAAGATGTGGCCATTATTATCTGTGCTTTTCTGCGCACGATTGACTCGTGGATAATAGCAAATAGGTTCATTGTTGTCCAATAAAGCGCAACAGCAGCCGGGAAACGAAGTCCGATTATAAAAATAACAATCGGCATTACGTACATCATCTGCGATGTCATGATACGGGAAATGTCGGGCATACCGGAAGAAGACTCTTTTGGCGGTGTTTTGGGGGATGGAGGCATTGCCAACTTCATTTGAATAAATTGTGTGATTGCAGCTAAAGCCGCCACAAAAACACTCGCCTCCATAAGATCGATAACCCCGAAAAACATGGTATGTATCGTTTCCGGCAACGCAACAAAAGAGTAAAGCTCTCCCGGAATCGTTTCCATATTAAGTCCGGCCCCAAAAACATGATAAAGCGCAATAAGAATGGGGAGTTGCACAATAAGCATCAGGCATCCCGAAAAAGGATTAACGCCGTGCTCCTTATACAATGCCATAATCTTTTGCCCTTGTTCCTGCTGATTATCTTTATGTTCTTGGCGTATTTGGGAAATTTTTGGCTCAAGTGTGCGCATTTTTGCCTGCGCTTTCACTGAATGATGAGTAAAAGGAAACAATAAAAACCGCACCGCAATCGTAAGGATAATAACAGCAAAACCAAGATCATGAAATGGTAAGAATGTCGTTAAAAGAATAAGCGCATTTAAGAGCGGTTTATGGAGAATTTCGTTATAGAGTGTTATAAAAATATTCATTGGTAATTATTACTTAACAGGATCATATATATCATGCCGAGAAAAAGGGTGGCACCTGCCAATACGACGCATGCCACACCATATTCCTTTTATAAACCCATATGTTGTGAGCGCATTTATGGTGTATTCGGAACAAGATGGGTAAAAACGACACGTGCGAGCACGCCCTCTCATAAAGAATCCATGATCAGGTGAGAAAAAAAAGCGATACGTCTTTATAATATATACGGCTACTAAGACCATGTTTACTATTAATCTATTTCTAACTTAGAGTGCTTACTTCTATCGTTCATGATAGCACTTTTTTTCAGTATTATCTCTATATGTTTTTTCATATCCTTATAAGATATACCGACAATATCCGGGTACGTACGCAATACGCAATCATACCCACCGGAGAGAGAAGGCAGATAAAATCGTATAATCTCATGAAGCTGTCTTCTAAGACGATTTCTAACAACAGCATTCTTGGAAACAGCTCCGGAAACAACAAAACCGAATCGTATATACTTTCGGTCTGTTCTGCTATATAAGAGCGTAAGGGGACCGCTTCGGGCCGTATGACGAGCGTCAAACACCCCCTTAAAATCTCCTCTGCTTACTAAACGATGTGTTTTAGGTAGCAATTTCCTTTATTTACAAGGTTTTTATAGGTTATACCGTAAGCTTGGCCCGCCCCTTTCGACGTCGTCGAAGAAGGACGTTTCTTCCCGTCTTTGACAACGAACGCTTTAGAAATCCATGCGTACGCTTACGTTTTTTGTTCTTTGGTTGATAGGTAACTGACATATCAAACACCATACCATACTTTCTTTTATACTTCAATATGGATGTTTATTTTCTCTAAAATAAGAAGTTCATACACAGGTTATACACAATTGATTGATTTTGAGGATAATATGTGGATAATTTTTTTCTTTACCTCTTTTCTGATACAATATACATACAAAGAAAAAATATACGGCATGTGGATAATATATTTCCCTTTTTTCTTAACTTTGAACCTTTTAGTCACCCATAACTGTTCTTAATTATGACAAACGAGGAATTATGGCAGGCAGTTCTCGGGGAAGTTGAGCTCGCTATCTCACGCGCTAACTTCATAACGTGGTTTAAACACACATCTATTGCACAAAATGAACATAATGGCATCGTAGTACATGTACCAAATGCCTTTACGAAGGAATGGTTGGAAAATAAGTATCATAAGCTTATTATGCGGGCTCTTAGAAGTAATAATCCCGACGTACGCAGTATTGAATACGTTATCTCATCCTCTCCACCGCCCATATATACTCTCGACACACCATCACGGCCGCAAGCGGTCGTTATTGAAACGACCGGACAAGAAGAACAGCTTGATTTTCAGGACTTTAGCGTTGACAAAGAAACAAATCTTAACCCTCGTTATACTTTTGATACGTTTGTCGTTGGGGGGTTTAATGAACTTGCTCATGCGGCGGCAATGTCTGTTGTAAAAAACATAGCGTCCCTCTATAATCCCTTGTTTATTTATGGTGGTGTGGGTCTTGGAAAAACCCATCTTTTGCAATCCATCGGGAATGCGGTTAAAAAAGAAAATCCGTCTCTTTCCGTGCATTATGCAACATCAGAAAAATTCACCAACGATCTTATTACCGCCATACAAAACAACGAACCCCAACGATTTAAAGACCGTTACCGTAAATTCGACGTTCTTATTATCGATGATATTCAGTTCATTGCCGGAAAGGTGCGTACCCAGGAAGAGTTTTTTCATACATTCAATGCATTGTATGAAAACAATAAGCAGGTTATTTTTTCATCCGACCGACCGCCAAAATCAATCCCCGATCTGGAAGAACGCCTTCGTTCTCGCTTTGAAGCCGGTCTTATTGCTGATGTATCCCAGCCCGACTACGAGACACGCCTTGCTATTACACGATCAAAAGCCGCCGCACGCAACCTTTCCGTTCCGCCTGAAACCCTTGAATATATAGCCTCCGCCGTCGAAAAAAACATCCGTGAACTTGAAGGAGCGCTTAATATAGTCGTTGCACGAAGTAAAGTACTAGGACGCCCGCTTACTCCCGAAGAAACAAAGGAAATCCTTCTTCAAATAATTAATAAGCCGAAAAAAGTCATTACCGCGGCGCGAATCATTAAGGAAGTTTGTCAGTTATATGATATTCAGGAACGCCACTTATTTGAACGAAGCCGTAGGCGTGAAATTGTACGTCCCCGTCAGATAGCCATGTATCTTCTACGTCAAGATTTTGGAGGATCCTTTCCGTATATCGGACAAAAATTTGGCGGCCGTGACCATACGACAGCTATTCATGCCTATGAGAAGATTTTACGCGACATGAAGACCGATACAAAATTGTCCGATGAAATAAATATGCTTCGCGATCAAATCTATGAAACGTAAGGATATTCCGTACATAACCCCATAAAAAGACATTACAAAAGACAAAGGGGATTACCCGTTAATAACAAGTGGTGAATCTACGTATAACATAGTTGTAAGATATCCCTCCCGAAAAACACCTTCACATACCATACATGTTATACCCTACTTCCTCCTCTTTTTATCCCCACACCGATTACACATAAGACGATGTGCAGTAGGAGATTTAT
Protein-coding regions in this window:
- a CDS encoding conjugal transfer protein TraC, which encodes MGLFDSLTGKNKKKEDEILPVFPQDIYAAGMLDLGDAIAPAALEVNSSYIRLGEKYARTIFVFTYPRFLATSWFAPIINLDKIFDVAIFVHPVNTVIILRDLRKKVAEVQSQISLREEKGLVRDPVLDTAYQDLEALRDKLQQAQEKLFSLGLYITVYADTLKELDDSETEIRSLLEARLVYAKPALFQQQEGLTSTFPLALDVLKISTYMNSSPISSIFPFVSFDLTSNRGILYGINRHNNSLILFDRFTLENYNTVIFAKAGAGKSYMTKLEILRSLMFDVEVIVIDPEREYEYLAETVGGRFFNISVNSPHHINPFDLPFPQDDESVADVLRSNIINLVGLFRIMLGGFTPEEDAILDRAITETYAAKDITPDADLTKVSPPLLSDLQTILADMEGGDHIAVRLRKYTEGTWAGFLNHPTNINIDKHIAVFSLRDMEEEIRPVGMYIVTHYIWNVVRSELKKRILIVDEAWWIMKTEDGASFLYGLAKRARKYYLGVTAITQDVTDFISSTYGKPLITNSSIQVLLRQSPASIDIIQQTFNLTDEEKFLLLESDVGEGIFFAGLKHVAIKVIASYTEDQIITSDPAQLLAIKKAKKDLTEQEGL
- a CDS encoding membrane protein insertion efficiency factor YidD translates to MVLVAVYIIKTYRFFFSPDHGFFMRGRARTCRFYPSCSEYTINALTTYGFIKGIWCGMRRIGRCHPFSRHDIYDPVK
- the rnpA gene encoding ribonuclease P protein component gives rise to the protein MLPKTHRLVSRGDFKGVFDARHTARSGPLTLLYSRTDRKYIRFGFVVSGAVSKNAVVRNRLRRQLHEIIRFYLPSLSGGYDCVLRTYPDIVGISYKDMKKHIEIILKKSAIMNDRSKHSKLEID
- a CDS encoding 50S ribosomal protein L34 yields the protein MSVTYQPKNKKRKRTHGFLKRSLSKTGRNVLLRRRRKGRAKLTV
- a CDS encoding chromosomal replication initiator protein DnaA, translating into MTNEELWQAVLGEVELAISRANFITWFKHTSIAQNEHNGIVVHVPNAFTKEWLENKYHKLIMRALRSNNPDVRSIEYVISSSPPPIYTLDTPSRPQAVVIETTGQEEQLDFQDFSVDKETNLNPRYTFDTFVVGGFNELAHAAAMSVVKNIASLYNPLFIYGGVGLGKTHLLQSIGNAVKKENPSLSVHYATSEKFTNDLITAIQNNEPQRFKDRYRKFDVLIIDDIQFIAGKVRTQEEFFHTFNALYENNKQVIFSSDRPPKSIPDLEERLRSRFEAGLIADVSQPDYETRLAITRSKAAARNLSVPPETLEYIASAVEKNIRELEGALNIVVARSKVLGRPLTPEETKEILLQIINKPKKVITAARIIKEVCQLYDIQERHLFERSRRREIVRPRQIAMYLLRQDFGGSFPYIGQKFGGRDHTTAIHAYEKILRDMKTDTKLSDEINMLRDQIYET